Proteins from a genomic interval of Rhodothermales bacterium:
- a CDS encoding tetratricopeptide repeat protein yields the protein MKRLLTILILLLSVQTVDAQIVRPPELRLQFHRAERAWRTGASLHEAKRRLDQVIAELPEDTEALLLRGKVLLMLDDAEGAMEDAQATVGLEPENGEAWLLFAEAARTAGAVDTALSALKEAGDLIQGGADLHVRLSINARMLGDLDQAEAFARVARTQDPGSPAAHLQLARVFVAKNRTDAAATVLAGALENGVLSPADVISDRELQPLTALPALAAWF from the coding sequence ATGAAACGCCTTCTGACCATACTCATCCTGTTGCTCTCCGTGCAGACGGTAGACGCGCAGATTGTACGCCCGCCGGAACTCAGGCTCCAGTTCCACCGGGCGGAGCGTGCCTGGCGTACCGGCGCGTCCCTGCATGAGGCCAAGCGCCGCCTGGATCAGGTGATTGCCGAGCTGCCGGAGGACACTGAAGCCCTGCTGCTGCGAGGCAAGGTACTCCTGATGCTGGACGATGCCGAAGGCGCCATGGAGGACGCCCAGGCCACGGTCGGCCTGGAGCCCGAAAACGGCGAGGCATGGCTACTGTTTGCCGAGGCCGCGCGCACGGCCGGCGCTGTCGACACCGCGCTATCGGCCTTGAAAGAGGCCGGCGATCTGATTCAGGGAGGCGCCGATCTGCACGTGCGCCTGTCCATCAATGCCCGCATGCTCGGGGACCTGGATCAGGCGGAGGCTTTTGCACGCGTGGCACGCACCCAGGACCCGGGGTCGCCAGCGGCGCACCTCCAGTTGGCCCGCGTATTCGTCGCCAAGAACCGGACCGATGCGGCCGCGACGGTGTTGGCCGGCGCCCTCGAAAACGGCGTGCTCTCTCCTGCGGACGTGATCTCGGATCGGGAGCTTCAGCCGCTCACCGCCCTGCCCGCTCTGGCAGCCTGGTTCTAA